One stretch of Pseudomonas sp. NC02 DNA includes these proteins:
- a CDS encoding D-cysteine desulfhydrase: protein MIKQQLDRFNRLELLGGATALEKLERLSAWLGRDVYVKRDDTTPLAMGGNKLRKLEYLAADALAQGADTLVTAGAIQSNHVRQTAALAAKLGLGCVALLENPTGTEDPNYLANGNRLLLELFDAKVELVENLDNVDDQLNALADRLRSNGKKPYLVPIGGSNALGALGYVRAGLELAGQIEDSGIPFSTVVLASGSAGTHSGLALALAEVLPELQVIGITVSRTDEAQRPKVQGLAERTAELLGVPLPDAFKVILWDEYFAPRYGEPSAGTLAAIKLVASQEGLLLDPVYTGKAMAGLLDGIGRQRFEEGPIIFLHTGGAPALFAYDSSF, encoded by the coding sequence ATGATCAAACAACAGCTCGACCGCTTTAACCGTCTGGAACTGCTGGGCGGCGCCACCGCCCTGGAAAAACTCGAGCGGCTGTCGGCCTGGCTGGGGCGTGACGTCTACGTCAAACGCGACGACACCACGCCGCTGGCGATGGGCGGCAACAAGCTGCGCAAACTCGAATACCTCGCCGCCGATGCGCTGGCCCAGGGTGCCGACACCCTGGTGACCGCCGGCGCGATCCAGTCCAACCATGTACGCCAGACCGCTGCGCTGGCCGCCAAGCTGGGCCTGGGCTGCGTTGCCCTGCTGGAAAACCCGACGGGCACCGAAGACCCCAACTACCTGGCCAACGGCAACCGCCTGTTGCTGGAGCTGTTCGACGCCAAGGTCGAGTTGGTGGAGAACCTGGACAACGTCGACGACCAGCTCAACGCCCTCGCCGACCGCCTGCGCAGCAACGGCAAGAAGCCGTACCTGGTGCCCATCGGCGGCTCCAACGCCCTCGGCGCCCTGGGTTACGTGCGCGCCGGGCTGGAGCTGGCCGGGCAGATTGAAGACAGCGGCATCCCGTTCTCCACCGTGGTCCTGGCCTCCGGCAGCGCCGGCACCCACAGCGGCCTGGCCCTGGCGCTGGCCGAAGTGCTGCCCGAGCTGCAAGTGATTGGCATCACGGTGTCCCGTACCGACGAAGCCCAGCGCCCCAAGGTGCAGGGCCTGGCCGAACGTACCGCCGAACTGCTCGGCGTGCCGCTGCCGGACGCGTTCAAGGTGATCCTGTGGGACGAGTACTTCGCCCCCCGTTATGGCGAGCCGAGTGCCGGCACGCTGGCGGCGATCAAGCTGGTAGCCAGCCAGGAAGGCCTGCTGCTGGACCCGGTCTACACGGGCAAGGCCATGGCCGGGTTGCTGGATGGCATTGGACGCCAGCGCTTTGAAGAGGGGCCGATCATCTTCCTGCACACGGGTGGCGCACCGGCGTTGTTTGCCTATGATTCGAGCTTTTGA
- a CDS encoding LLM class flavin-dependent oxidoreductase: MAKKKILLNAFNMNCIGHINHGLWTHPRDNSTQYKTIEYWTELAQLLERGLFDGLFIADIVGVYDVYQNSVDVPLKEAIQLPVNDPLLLVSAMAAVTKNLGFGLTANLTYEPPYLFARRMSTLDHLSRGRVGWNIVTGYLDSAAKAMGLTEQVEHDRRYDQADEYLQVLYKLWEGSWENDAVINDPQARVYAQPEKVHKVEHKGEFYQVEGYHLCEPSPQRTPVLFQAGSSDRGLLFAGRHAECVFISGQNKASTKIQVDKVRASAVEAGRNPDDIKVFMGLNVIVGATEEAAWAKHAEYLSYASAEAGVAHFSASTAIDFSQYEIDEPIQYVKSNAIQSATKNLQNNDWTRRKLLEQHALGGRYITLVGSPAQVADELESWISETGLDGFNLTRIVTPESYVDFIELVVPELQRRGSYKTAYDTGTLREKVFHHSAHLPEQHTGSTYRH; the protein is encoded by the coding sequence ATGGCGAAGAAAAAGATCCTGCTCAATGCCTTCAACATGAACTGCATCGGGCACATCAACCACGGCCTGTGGACCCATCCACGGGACAACTCGACCCAGTACAAAACCATCGAGTACTGGACCGAACTGGCGCAATTGCTGGAACGCGGGCTGTTCGACGGGCTGTTCATCGCCGACATCGTCGGCGTGTATGACGTCTACCAGAACTCGGTGGACGTGCCGCTCAAGGAGGCGATCCAGCTGCCGGTCAACGACCCGTTGCTGCTGGTCTCGGCCATGGCGGCGGTGACCAAAAACCTTGGCTTCGGCCTGACCGCCAACCTCACCTACGAACCGCCGTATCTGTTCGCCCGGCGCATGTCGACCCTCGACCACCTGAGCCGTGGCCGGGTGGGCTGGAACATCGTCACCGGCTACCTCGACAGCGCCGCCAAGGCCATGGGCCTGACCGAGCAGGTCGAGCACGACCGGCGCTACGACCAGGCCGACGAATACCTGCAGGTGCTCTACAAACTCTGGGAAGGCAGCTGGGAAAACGACGCGGTGATCAACGATCCGCAGGCGCGGGTGTATGCCCAGCCGGAGAAGGTGCACAAGGTCGAGCACAAGGGCGAGTTCTATCAGGTGGAGGGTTATCACCTGTGCGAGCCGTCGCCGCAACGCACGCCGGTGCTGTTCCAGGCGGGCAGCTCCGACCGTGGACTGCTGTTTGCCGGGCGTCACGCCGAGTGCGTGTTCATCAGCGGGCAGAACAAGGCCTCGACCAAGATCCAGGTGGACAAGGTGCGCGCCAGCGCCGTGGAAGCCGGGCGCAACCCGGACGATATCAAGGTGTTCATGGGCCTGAACGTGATTGTCGGCGCCACCGAAGAAGCCGCGTGGGCCAAGCACGCCGAGTACCTGAGCTACGCCAGTGCGGAAGCCGGCGTGGCGCATTTCTCGGCATCCACGGCGATTGATTTTTCACAGTACGAAATCGACGAACCGATCCAGTACGTGAAGAGCAACGCCATCCAGTCCGCGACCAAGAACCTGCAGAACAATGACTGGACCCGGCGCAAGTTGCTTGAGCAACACGCTCTTGGCGGGCGCTACATCACCCTGGTGGGTTCGCCGGCACAGGTGGCGGATGAACTTGAATCATGGATCAGCGAAACCGGCCTGGATGGCTTCAACCTGACGCGCATCGTCACCCCGGAAAGCTACGTCGACTTTATCGAACTGGTGGTGCCGGAGCTGCAGCGCCGGGGCTCGTACAAGACCGCGTATGACACCGGGACGTTGCGGGAGAAAGTCTTCCACCACTCGGCGCACTTACCTGAACAACACACCGGCTCCACCTACCGCCACTGA
- the betT gene encoding choline transporter BetT, translated as MNPPVFYFAASFILLFGLTVIAIPEQAGAWLLAAQNWAANTVGWYYMLAMTLYLVFVVVTALSGYGKIKLGADHDEPEFSYLSWAGMLFAAGISITLFFFCVSEPLTHLVQPPQGEALNGDAARQAMQILFLHWGLHGWGVFAFVGMALAYFAYRHNLPLALRSALYPLIGKRINGPIGYAVDGFGIIATVFGLGADMGFGVLHLNSGLDYLFGVAHTQWIQVGLITLMMGAAILVAVSGVDKGVRVMSDINMLLACALLLFVLFAGPTQHLLNTLIQNIGDYLGALPTKSFDLYAYDKPSDWLGGWTVFYWAWWIAWSPFVGLFIARISRGRTIREFVFGVLLIPLGFTLAWMSIFGNSAIDQVLNHGLTALGQSAIDDPSMSLYLLLETYPWSKTVIAVTVFISFVFFVTSADSGTVVLSTLSAKGGNADEDGPKWLRVFWGAMTALVTSALLFAGSIDSLKSAVVLTSLPFSMILLLMMWGLHKAFYLESQKQIAQMHSLAPVSGSRKGTGGWRQRLSQAVHFPSRDEVYRFLETTVRPAIEEVTAVFVEKGLNVVTQPDPANDSVSLEIGHGEQHPFVYQVQMRGYFTPSFARGGMGSKQLNNRRYYRAEVHLSEGSQDYDLVGYTKEQIINDILDQYERHMQFLHLVR; from the coding sequence ATGAACCCGCCGGTGTTTTACTTCGCCGCGAGCTTCATCCTGCTGTTCGGCCTGACCGTCATCGCGATTCCCGAACAAGCCGGCGCCTGGCTGCTGGCCGCACAAAACTGGGCGGCCAACACGGTCGGCTGGTACTACATGCTGGCGATGACCCTGTATCTGGTCTTCGTGGTGGTCACCGCGTTATCGGGCTACGGCAAGATCAAACTCGGTGCCGACCACGACGAGCCCGAATTCAGTTACCTGTCCTGGGCCGGCATGCTGTTCGCCGCCGGGATCAGCATCACGCTGTTTTTCTTCTGCGTGTCCGAACCCCTGACTCACCTGGTGCAACCGCCCCAGGGCGAGGCCCTGAACGGTGACGCGGCGCGCCAGGCCATGCAGATCCTGTTTCTGCACTGGGGCCTGCATGGCTGGGGCGTGTTCGCCTTCGTCGGCATGGCCCTGGCGTACTTCGCCTACCGGCATAACCTGCCGCTGGCGTTGCGCTCGGCGCTGTACCCGCTGATCGGCAAGCGCATCAACGGCCCCATCGGTTATGCGGTAGACGGCTTCGGCATCATCGCCACGGTGTTCGGCCTCGGCGCCGACATGGGCTTTGGCGTGTTGCACCTCAACTCCGGGCTCGATTACCTGTTCGGCGTGGCCCACACCCAGTGGATCCAGGTCGGCCTCATCACCTTGATGATGGGCGCGGCGATCCTGGTGGCGGTCTCCGGTGTCGATAAAGGCGTGCGGGTGATGTCCGACATCAACATGCTGCTGGCCTGCGCGCTGCTGCTGTTCGTGTTGTTCGCCGGCCCTACCCAACACTTGCTCAACACCCTGATCCAGAACATCGGCGACTACCTCGGCGCCTTGCCGACCAAGAGTTTCGACCTCTACGCCTACGACAAACCGAGCGACTGGCTGGGCGGCTGGACCGTGTTCTATTGGGCCTGGTGGATCGCATGGTCGCCGTTCGTAGGCCTGTTTATCGCGCGCATTTCCCGCGGTCGTACCATTCGTGAATTCGTGTTCGGCGTGCTGTTGATCCCGCTGGGCTTCACCCTGGCGTGGATGTCGATCTTCGGCAACAGCGCCATCGACCAGGTACTCAACCACGGCCTTACGGCGCTGGGACAGTCGGCCATTGATGACCCGTCGATGAGCCTCTACCTGCTGCTGGAAACCTACCCGTGGAGCAAGACGGTGATCGCGGTCACGGTGTTTATCAGCTTCGTGTTCTTCGTCACCTCGGCCGACTCCGGCACGGTGGTGCTCTCGACCTTGTCGGCCAAAGGCGGCAACGCCGATGAAGACGGGCCGAAGTGGCTGCGGGTGTTCTGGGGCGCGATGACCGCGTTGGTGACCAGCGCGCTGCTGTTTGCCGGCAGCATCGACTCGCTCAAGTCGGCCGTGGTGCTGACCTCGCTACCGTTCTCGATGATCCTGCTGCTGATGATGTGGGGGCTGCACAAGGCGTTCTACCTTGAGTCGCAGAAGCAGATTGCGCAGATGCATTCCCTCGCGCCGGTATCGGGCTCACGCAAGGGCACGGGCGGTTGGCGCCAGCGCCTGAGCCAGGCGGTGCATTTCCCGTCACGGGATGAGGTGTACCGTTTCCTCGAGACCACGGTGCGCCCGGCCATCGAAGAAGTGACGGCGGTGTTTGTCGAAAAAGGCCTCAACGTCGTCACCCAGCCTGACCCGGCCAATGACAGCGTCAGCCTGGAGATCGGCCACGGCGAGCAGCACCCGTTTGTGTATCAGGTGCAGATGCGCGGCTATTTCACCCCGTCATTCGCACGGGGCGGCATGGGTTCCAAGCAGCTCAACAACCGCCGCTACTACCGGGCGGAAGTGCACTTGAGCGAGGGCAGTCAGGACTACGATCTGGTGGGCTACACCAAGGAGCAGATCATCAACGACATCCTCGACCAGTACGAACGGCACATGCAGTTCCTGCACCTGGTTCGTTAA
- a CDS encoding SfnB family sulfur acquisition oxidoreductase → MTLSHHVAVITSDEQALIVASDLAEDFRRDSALRDRERRLPLPELDVFSRSGLWGISVPKEFGGAGVSNVTLAKVTALIAQADASLGQIPQNHFYALEVLRVNGSPAQQKRLYAEVLAGQRFGNALAELGTKTAHDRITKITRDGDGFRITGRKFYSTGAIYAQRIPTSVVDENGVQQLAFVTRDSEGLSVIDDWSGFGQRTTGSGSVVFDNVWVAAQDVIPFQSAFERPTTVGPLAQILHAAIDTGIARAAYEDALHFVRTKTRPWIDATSDKATGDPLTLKSFGHLSIRLHATEALLERSGEFLDRAQADSNADTVAAASIAVAEVRALSTEISLAAGSTLFELAGSQATLAEHGLDRHWRNARVHTLHDPVRWKYFAVGNYYLNDENPPLRGTI, encoded by the coding sequence ATGACCCTTTCTCATCACGTCGCGGTTATTACCAGCGATGAACAAGCCCTCATTGTCGCCAGCGACCTGGCCGAAGACTTCCGCCGCGACAGCGCCTTGCGTGACCGTGAACGCCGCCTGCCCTTGCCTGAGCTGGACGTGTTTTCCCGCTCCGGCCTGTGGGGCATCAGCGTACCCAAGGAGTTCGGCGGTGCCGGCGTTTCCAACGTCACCCTGGCCAAGGTCACGGCACTGATTGCCCAGGCGGATGCGTCCCTGGGGCAGATCCCGCAAAACCATTTTTATGCCCTCGAAGTGCTGCGGGTGAACGGCAGCCCGGCGCAGCAAAAACGCCTGTACGCCGAAGTGCTCGCCGGCCAGCGCTTCGGCAATGCGCTGGCAGAACTGGGCACCAAGACCGCCCACGACCGCATCACCAAGATCACCCGCGACGGTGACGGTTTCCGTATCACCGGCCGCAAGTTCTACTCGACCGGCGCGATCTACGCCCAACGTATTCCCACGTCAGTGGTGGACGAAAACGGTGTGCAGCAACTGGCCTTTGTCACCCGTGACAGCGAGGGCCTGAGCGTGATCGACGACTGGAGCGGCTTCGGCCAGCGCACCACCGGCAGCGGTTCGGTGGTGTTCGATAACGTGTGGGTCGCGGCCCAGGACGTGATCCCATTCCAGAGTGCCTTCGAACGCCCGACCACTGTCGGCCCGCTGGCGCAGATCCTTCACGCCGCCATCGACACCGGTATCGCCCGCGCTGCCTATGAGGATGCGCTGCACTTCGTGCGCACCAAGACCCGGCCGTGGATCGACGCCACCAGCGACAAGGCCACCGGAGATCCGCTGACCCTGAAAAGCTTCGGCCACTTGAGCATCCGCCTGCACGCCACCGAAGCCCTGCTGGAACGCTCAGGCGAATTCCTCGACCGCGCCCAGGCCGACAGCAATGCCGACACCGTCGCGGCCGCATCCATCGCGGTCGCCGAAGTGCGCGCCCTCAGCACCGAGATTTCCCTGGCGGCCGGCAGCACCCTGTTCGAACTTGCCGGCAGCCAGGCGACCCTAGCCGAACACGGCCTGGACCGCCACTGGCGCAACGCCCGGGTACACACCCTGCACGACCCGGTGCGCTGGAAGTACTTTGCTGTGGGCAATTACTACCTCAACGATGAAAACCCGCCACTGCGGGGGACTATCTGA
- the tcyL gene encoding cystine ABC transporter permease — MEAGFQLALDSAPFLLKGAYFTVILSLGGMFFGLLLGFGLALMRLSRFKLLSWTARVYVSFFRGTPLLVQLFLIYYGLPQVGIELDPIPAAMIGFSLNMAAYACEILRAAIGSIERGQWEAAASIGMTRAQTLRRAILPQAMRTALPPLGNSFISLVKDTALAATIQVPELFRQAQLVSARTFEIFTMYLSAALIYWILASVLAHVQNRLEARVNRHDLES; from the coding sequence ATGGAAGCAGGTTTCCAACTCGCGCTGGACTCCGCGCCCTTTCTGCTCAAGGGCGCGTACTTCACGGTCATCCTTAGCCTCGGCGGGATGTTTTTCGGCTTGCTGCTGGGCTTCGGCCTGGCCTTGATGCGCCTGTCGCGCTTCAAGTTGTTGAGCTGGACCGCCCGCGTCTACGTGTCGTTCTTTCGCGGCACGCCCTTGCTGGTACAGCTGTTCCTGATCTACTACGGCTTGCCGCAAGTGGGCATCGAGCTGGATCCGATCCCGGCGGCCATGATCGGCTTTTCGCTGAACATGGCTGCTTACGCCTGTGAAATCCTGCGTGCCGCCATCGGTTCCATCGAGCGCGGCCAGTGGGAAGCTGCGGCCAGTATCGGCATGACCCGTGCGCAGACCCTGCGCCGGGCCATCCTGCCGCAGGCCATGCGCACGGCCTTGCCGCCGCTGGGCAACAGCTTTATTTCCCTGGTCAAGGACACTGCCCTGGCCGCCACCATCCAGGTGCCGGAGCTGTTCCGCCAGGCGCAATTGGTCTCGGCCCGTACCTTCGAAATTTTCACCATGTATCTGTCCGCCGCCTTGATCTACTGGATTCTTGCCAGCGTCCTGGCACACGTGCAAAACCGCCTGGAAGCACGAGTCAACCGGCATGACCTGGAGTCTTGA
- the epsC gene encoding serine O-acetyltransferase EpsC, which yields MSERSSHWQLQTIVSQLRSARDQWRTRNGRVSGEQGGRELPSREAVAQILEALCGALFPMRLGPVDLREESEDFYVGHTLDVALNALLAQARLELRYAARQGGQDDSEVDAHAIHLIQDFALALPGLRSLLDTDVLAAYHGDPAARSVDEVLLCYPGILAVIHHRLAHHLYRAGLPLLARISAEIAHSATGIDIHPGAQIGPSFFIDHGTGVVIGETAIIGERVRIYQAVTLGAKRFPADEDGQLQKGHPRHPIVEDDVVIYAGATILGRITIGKGSTIGGNVWLTRSVPAGANLTQANLQHDDGTQK from the coding sequence GTGAGTGAGCGTTCCAGTCATTGGCAATTACAGACCATCGTCAGCCAGCTGCGCAGCGCCCGGGACCAGTGGCGCACCCGCAACGGCCGGGTCAGCGGCGAGCAGGGCGGGCGCGAGCTGCCTTCACGGGAAGCCGTGGCGCAGATTCTCGAGGCGTTGTGTGGTGCGCTGTTCCCCATGCGTCTGGGGCCGGTGGACCTGCGTGAAGAAAGTGAAGACTTCTACGTCGGCCACACCCTGGATGTGGCGCTGAATGCATTGCTCGCCCAGGCGCGCCTGGAGCTGCGATATGCCGCGCGGCAAGGTGGCCAGGATGACAGTGAAGTCGACGCCCATGCCATCCACCTGATCCAGGATTTCGCCCTGGCGTTGCCAGGCTTGCGCAGCCTGTTGGACACCGACGTGCTCGCCGCCTACCACGGCGACCCGGCGGCGCGCAGCGTGGATGAAGTGCTGTTGTGCTACCCGGGGATTTTGGCGGTGATTCACCATCGCCTGGCGCACCACTTGTATCGGGCAGGCTTGCCGTTGCTGGCGCGCATCAGCGCGGAAATCGCGCATTCGGCGACCGGGATTGATATTCACCCGGGCGCGCAGATCGGCCCGAGCTTCTTTATCGACCACGGGACGGGTGTGGTGATTGGCGAGACGGCGATCATCGGCGAGCGGGTACGGATCTACCAGGCCGTGACATTGGGCGCCAAGCGTTTCCCGGCGGATGAGGATGGGCAATTGCAGAAAGGCCATCCGCGGCATCCGATTGTCGAGGATGATGTGGTGATCTACGCCGGGGCGACGATCCTGGGGCGGATTACGATCGGCAAGGGCTCGACCATTGGCGGCAATGTGTGGCTGACGCGCAGTGTGCCGGCGGGGGCGAACCTGACCCAGGCGAATCTGCAGCATGATGATGGGACGCAGAAATAG
- the tcyN gene encoding L-cystine ABC transporter ATP-binding protein TcyN, with product MIVVEKLTKQFKGQVVLNGIDLEVKEGEVVAIIGPSGSGKTTLLRCLNFLEEPTSGRIKVGDIEIDSSRPLNQQQSLVRRLRQHVGFVFQNFNLFPHRTALENVIEGPIVVKKMPRAAADALGRKLLARVGLAGKEDAYPRRLSGGQQQRVAIARALAMEPEVILFDEPTSALDPELVGEVLATIRSLAEENRTMVIVTHEMSFARDVANRVIFFDKGVIIEQGEAKALFANPKEERTRQFLSKFINN from the coding sequence ATGATCGTGGTTGAAAAACTGACCAAACAATTCAAGGGTCAGGTGGTGCTTAACGGGATCGACCTTGAGGTCAAGGAAGGCGAAGTCGTCGCCATCATCGGCCCCAGCGGTTCCGGCAAGACCACCTTGCTGCGCTGCCTGAATTTCCTCGAAGAACCCACCAGTGGCCGAATCAAGGTCGGTGACATCGAGATCGACAGCAGCCGCCCGCTCAACCAACAGCAAAGCCTGGTGCGGCGCCTGCGCCAGCACGTGGGTTTTGTGTTCCAGAACTTCAACCTGTTCCCGCACCGCACGGCCCTGGAGAACGTCATCGAAGGCCCGATCGTGGTCAAGAAGATGCCCCGGGCCGCCGCAGATGCCCTGGGCCGCAAGCTATTGGCCCGGGTCGGCCTGGCAGGCAAGGAAGACGCCTACCCACGCCGCCTCTCCGGTGGGCAGCAGCAACGGGTGGCCATTGCCCGGGCCCTGGCGATGGAGCCGGAGGTGATCCTGTTCGATGAGCCGACTTCGGCCCTGGACCCGGAGCTGGTAGGCGAAGTGCTGGCGACCATTCGCAGCCTCGCGGAAGAAAACCGCACCATGGTCATCGTGACCCACGAAATGAGTTTCGCCCGGGATGTGGCCAACCGGGTGATCTTCTTCGACAAGGGCGTCATTATTGAACAAGGCGAAGCCAAGGCGCTGTTTGCCAACCCGAAAGAAGAACGTACCCGGCAGTTTCTCAGCAAGTTCATCAACAACTAA
- the tcyJ gene encoding cystine ABC transporter substrate-binding protein, with product MTISVFRRTLLVGTLGLALGAGWLGQAVAGEQLDNIKKAGEIKIGLEGTYPPFSFVDESGKLSGFEVELSEALAKKLGVKVKLQATPWDGILAALESKRLDAVVNQVTISDARKEKYDFSKPYTVSGIQALTLAKNVDTIKTADDLAGKKIGVGLGTNYEQWLKENQPKAIVKTYNDDPTKFQDLRIGRVDAILIDRLAALEYAKKAKDTAAAGAAFSRQEAGIALRKGEPELLAAVNKALDELRADGTLKKLSEKYFNADVTQ from the coding sequence ATGACTATTTCCGTATTCCGTCGCACGTTACTGGTTGGCACATTGGGGCTGGCGCTTGGCGCCGGGTGGCTCGGTCAGGCAGTTGCCGGCGAGCAGTTGGACAACATCAAGAAAGCCGGCGAAATCAAGATTGGCCTGGAAGGCACCTACCCGCCGTTCAGCTTCGTCGACGAAAGCGGCAAGCTCAGCGGTTTCGAGGTCGAGTTGTCTGAAGCGCTGGCCAAGAAGCTGGGCGTCAAGGTCAAGCTGCAAGCCACGCCGTGGGATGGCATCCTCGCCGCCCTGGAATCCAAGCGCCTGGACGCGGTCGTCAACCAGGTGACCATCTCCGATGCGCGCAAGGAAAAGTATGACTTCTCCAAGCCTTACACCGTTTCCGGGATCCAGGCGCTGACCCTGGCGAAGAACGTCGACACCATCAAGACCGCCGACGACCTGGCCGGCAAGAAAATCGGTGTGGGCCTGGGCACCAACTACGAACAATGGCTCAAGGAAAACCAACCGAAAGCCATCGTCAAAACCTACAACGATGACCCAACCAAGTTCCAGGACCTGCGCATCGGCCGTGTCGACGCCATCCTGATCGACCGCCTCGCCGCGCTGGAATACGCCAAGAAAGCCAAGGACACCGCCGCTGCCGGTGCTGCTTTCTCCCGTCAGGAAGCCGGTATTGCCCTGCGCAAAGGCGAGCCTGAACTGCTGGCCGCCGTGAACAAGGCTCTGGACGAACTGCGCGCCGACGGTACCTTGAAGAAGCTGTCCGAGAAGTACTTCAACGCTGACGTTACTCAATAA
- a CDS encoding SfnB family sulfur acquisition oxidoreductase, giving the protein MSNLAQTPPQSDLDVAPLLLPAKVLRNDAEALSAAHELAQAARLQAARRDQQRKLPWAEIEHFTRSGLGSISIPREYGGPQVSFVTLAEVFAIISAADPALGQIPQNHFGILHVLQGAASERQKKQLFQSVLDGWRIGNGGPERGTKNTLDLKSRITAEGDGYVVSGQKFYSTGALFAHWVAVKALNDDGKVVMAFVRRGTEGLRIVDDWSGFGQRTTASGTVLLDQVAVDAELVVETWRLGETPGIQGAVSQLIQAAIDAGIARGAIDDTISFVRERSRPWIDAKVERASDDLYVIADIGKLKIELHAAEALLRKAGQVLDQVSAAPITAQSAARASIAVAEAKVLTTEISLLASEKLFELAGSRATLAEFNLDRHWRNARVHTLHDPVRWKYHAVGAYHLNGTLPARHSWI; this is encoded by the coding sequence ATGTCTAACTTGGCACAAACACCCCCCCAGAGTGATCTGGACGTTGCCCCGCTGTTGTTGCCCGCCAAAGTGCTGCGCAACGACGCCGAGGCCCTGAGCGCCGCCCATGAGCTGGCACAGGCCGCGCGCCTGCAAGCGGCCAGGCGCGATCAGCAACGCAAACTGCCCTGGGCTGAAATCGAACACTTCACCCGCAGCGGCCTGGGCAGTATTTCCATTCCCCGTGAGTACGGCGGCCCGCAGGTGTCCTTCGTGACCCTGGCCGAGGTGTTCGCGATCATCAGCGCGGCCGACCCGGCGCTGGGGCAAATCCCGCAGAACCATTTCGGCATCCTGCACGTGCTGCAAGGTGCGGCCAGCGAGCGCCAGAAAAAGCAGCTGTTCCAGAGCGTGCTGGACGGCTGGCGCATCGGCAACGGCGGCCCGGAACGCGGTACCAAAAACACCCTGGACCTCAAGTCACGCATCACCGCCGAAGGTGACGGCTACGTCGTCAGTGGCCAGAAGTTCTACTCCACTGGCGCGCTGTTCGCCCATTGGGTGGCGGTCAAGGCCTTGAACGATGACGGCAAAGTCGTCATGGCGTTCGTGCGCCGTGGCACCGAAGGCCTGCGTATCGTCGATGACTGGTCAGGCTTTGGCCAACGCACCACCGCCAGCGGCACAGTGCTGCTGGATCAAGTAGCGGTGGACGCCGAACTGGTGGTGGAAACCTGGCGACTCGGCGAAACACCGGGCATCCAGGGTGCAGTCTCGCAATTGATCCAGGCGGCCATCGACGCCGGCATCGCCCGTGGCGCGATCGACGACACCATCAGCTTTGTACGCGAACGCTCGCGGCCATGGATCGACGCCAAGGTCGAACGGGCCAGCGATGACCTGTATGTGATCGCCGATATCGGCAAGCTGAAGATCGAACTGCACGCCGCTGAAGCCCTGCTGCGCAAGGCCGGCCAGGTACTGGACCAAGTCAGCGCCGCGCCGATCACCGCGCAGTCCGCCGCACGCGCCTCGATTGCCGTAGCCGAAGCCAAGGTGCTGACCACCGAGATTTCCCTGCTCGCCAGCGAAAAGCTGTTCGAACTGGCCGGCAGCCGCGCGACCCTCGCCGAATTCAACCTCGACCGCCACTGGCGCAACGCCCGGGTGCACACCCTGCACGACCCGGTGCGCTGGAAGTACCACGCGGTGGGCGCCTATCACCTGAACGGCACTTTACCTGCCCGACATTCCTGGATTTAA
- a CDS encoding MetQ/NlpA family ABC transporter substrate-binding protein gives MKKTLLSHPVKALALALGLFSSAVFAADAPLKVGTTAAFAIPLEAAVEEAGKQGLKVELVEFTDWIAPNVSLAAGDIDVNYFQHIPFLENAKAAAGFDLVPYAPGIINNVGLYSKKYKSINDLPQGASVAIANDPINSGRGLQLLAKAGLITLKPGVGYKATEEDIVTNPKKIKILQVEAVQLVRAYDDADLVQGYPAYIRLSKTFDAESALLFDGLDHPEYVIQFVVQPKSKTDPRVIKFVDIYQHSPVVRAALDKSLGKLYQVGWEDKK, from the coding sequence ATGAAAAAAACATTGCTCAGCCACCCAGTCAAAGCACTGGCGCTCGCCCTCGGATTGTTCAGCTCGGCGGTATTCGCCGCTGACGCTCCCTTGAAAGTCGGCACCACCGCCGCCTTCGCCATTCCCCTGGAAGCCGCCGTCGAAGAGGCCGGCAAACAGGGTTTGAAAGTCGAACTGGTGGAATTCACCGACTGGATCGCACCCAACGTCAGCCTGGCAGCCGGCGATATCGACGTGAACTACTTCCAGCACATCCCGTTTTTGGAAAACGCCAAGGCCGCTGCAGGCTTTGACCTGGTGCCGTACGCGCCGGGCATCATCAACAACGTCGGGCTGTATTCGAAGAAGTACAAGAGCATCAACGACCTGCCCCAGGGCGCCAGCGTGGCGATTGCCAACGACCCGATCAACAGTGGTCGCGGCCTGCAACTGCTGGCCAAGGCCGGCTTGATCACGCTCAAGCCGGGCGTGGGCTACAAGGCCACTGAAGAAGACATCGTCACCAACCCGAAGAAGATCAAGATCCTGCAAGTCGAAGCCGTGCAACTGGTGCGCGCTTATGACGACGCCGACCTGGTGCAGGGCTACCCGGCGTATATCCGCCTGTCCAAGACCTTCGATGCCGAGTCGGCGCTGCTGTTCGACGGCCTCGACCACCCGGAATACGTGATCCAGTTCGTGGTCCAGCCCAAGAGCAAAACCGACCCGCGGGTGATCAAGTTCGTCGACATCTACCAGCACTCGCCGGTGGTGCGCGCCGCGTTGGATAAATCCCTTGGTAAGCTCTACCAAGTGGGCTGGGAAGATAAAAAATGA